The Henckelia pumila isolate YLH828 chromosome 2, ASM3356847v2, whole genome shotgun sequence genome includes a window with the following:
- the LOC140882793 gene encoding uncharacterized protein isoform X2, with protein METEVEGSRAGFQFPFWNPLRRSYVPDFPLFEAGNLERELLAKQVALELTDAEKQQIRNLEDGGSSEVFCPIVGCGAHLKSLEEFEDHYNARHQAKVARGFAMYECLVEGCGAKLMNYKSRQQHLIDKHQFPASFEFKKANPSKKHRQKFVHKKGSVEASSAANMQVDEDSMDTLVSAVSRLSTSDSPSSINFGRRHTRGFAFVPRAVAKERRQPSRSPAQTK; from the exons ATGGAAACGGAGGTTGAAGGGAGCAGAGCTGGATTCCAATTCCCATTTTGGAATCCACTGAGACGAAGTTATGTGCCCGATTTTCCTCTCTTCGAGGCCGGAAACTTGGAAAGAGAACTTCTCGCCAAACAG GTTGCATTGGAGTTGACAGATGCGGAAAAGCAGCAGATTCGAAATTTGGAAGACGGGGGGAGCAG TGAAGTGTTCTGCCCAATTGTTGGTTGTGGTGCACATCTTAAATCGTTGGAGGAATTTGAAGATCACTATAATGCTCGACACCAG GCCAAAGTTGCCCGTGGATTTGCGATG TATGAATGCCTTGTTGAAGGCTGTGGTGCCAAGCTGATGAACTATAAGAGCCGGCAGCAGCATCTGATAGACAAGCATCAATTCCCTGCTTCATTTGAGTTTAAGAAAGCCAATCCATCAAAGAAACACAGGCAGAAATTCGTTCACAAGAAAGGATCAGTAGAGGCTTCCTCGGCTGCAAATATGCAAGTGGACGAAGATAGCATGGACACTCTCGTTTCAGCAGTCTCAAGACTAAGCACCTCTGATTCTCCTTCATCAATAAATTTTGGCCGCCGCCACACTCGAGGTTTTGCTTTTGTTCCTCGAGCTGTTGCAAAAGAGAGAAGACAACCTAGCCGTTCACCTGCTCAGACAAAGTAA
- the LOC140882793 gene encoding uncharacterized protein isoform X1, with protein sequence METEVEGSRAGFQFPFWNPLRRSYVPDFPLFEAGNLERELLAKQVALELTDAEKQQIRNLEDGGSSEVFCPIVGCGAHLKSLEEFEDHYNARHQASCSVCSKVFPTSRLLSIHVSESHNSFFQAKVARGFAMYECLVEGCGAKLMNYKSRQQHLIDKHQFPASFEFKKANPSKKHRQKFVHKKGSVEASSAANMQVDEDSMDTLVSAVSRLSTSDSPSSINFGRRHTRGFAFVPRAVAKERRQPSRSPAQTK encoded by the exons ATGGAAACGGAGGTTGAAGGGAGCAGAGCTGGATTCCAATTCCCATTTTGGAATCCACTGAGACGAAGTTATGTGCCCGATTTTCCTCTCTTCGAGGCCGGAAACTTGGAAAGAGAACTTCTCGCCAAACAG GTTGCATTGGAGTTGACAGATGCGGAAAAGCAGCAGATTCGAAATTTGGAAGACGGGGGGAGCAG TGAAGTGTTCTGCCCAATTGTTGGTTGTGGTGCACATCTTAAATCGTTGGAGGAATTTGAAGATCACTATAATGCTCGACACCAGGCATCTTGTTCAGTCTGTTCAAAAGTGTTCCCAACATCACGCCTACTTAGCATACATGTTTCTGAATCTCACAATTCTTTCTTTCAGGCCAAAGTTGCCCGTGGATTTGCGATG TATGAATGCCTTGTTGAAGGCTGTGGTGCCAAGCTGATGAACTATAAGAGCCGGCAGCAGCATCTGATAGACAAGCATCAATTCCCTGCTTCATTTGAGTTTAAGAAAGCCAATCCATCAAAGAAACACAGGCAGAAATTCGTTCACAAGAAAGGATCAGTAGAGGCTTCCTCGGCTGCAAATATGCAAGTGGACGAAGATAGCATGGACACTCTCGTTTCAGCAGTCTCAAGACTAAGCACCTCTGATTCTCCTTCATCAATAAATTTTGGCCGCCGCCACACTCGAGGTTTTGCTTTTGTTCCTCGAGCTGTTGCAAAAGAGAGAAGACAACCTAGCCGTTCACCTGCTCAGACAAAGTAA